In Spiroplasma sp. SV19, one DNA window encodes the following:
- a CDS encoding energy-coupling factor transporter ATPase, whose product MAKKVKKTNSKLEKLNDISLKLTDVEFRYRENHPNAVDGVSFEVKHGEYVTIIGHNGSGKSTISKIIIGVLRPQKGKVEVFGNEIHSSTLTGIRKFLGIVFQNPDNQFIGSTVRDDIAFGLENRQIAQKDMQAIIDKAAAKVGMSNFLDHEPLMLSGGQKQRVAIASALALAPDIIIFDEATSMLDPKGRKEIKQIMVDLKESREKTIISITHDMDEILNADKVIVMNKGQMVKCGKPHEILYDEEFLKSIHLDVPFVSRVIDSLRLHGLNVKNTLDLRELVDEICQK is encoded by the coding sequence ATGGCAAAAAAAGTAAAAAAAACAAATTCAAAATTAGAGAAACTAAATGATATTTCATTAAAATTAACTGATGTTGAATTTCGCTACCGTGAAAATCATCCTAATGCCGTGGATGGAGTTAGTTTTGAAGTCAAACATGGTGAATATGTGACGATTATTGGTCATAATGGGAGTGGCAAATCAACAATTAGTAAGATTATTATTGGTGTTTTACGTCCCCAAAAAGGAAAAGTTGAAGTTTTTGGAAATGAAATTCATTCATCAACCTTGACTGGAATTCGTAAGTTTTTGGGAATTGTTTTTCAAAATCCAGATAATCAATTTATTGGGTCAACTGTTCGTGATGATATTGCTTTTGGGTTAGAAAATCGTCAAATCGCTCAAAAAGATATGCAAGCAATTATTGACAAAGCTGCGGCAAAAGTAGGAATGAGTAATTTTCTTGATCATGAACCATTAATGTTGTCAGGAGGACAAAAACAGCGGGTGGCGATTGCTTCAGCATTAGCGTTAGCGCCAGATATTATTATTTTTGATGAAGCAACAAGTATGTTAGATCCCAAGGGTCGTAAAGAAATTAAACAAATTATGGTTGACTTAAAAGAATCGCGTGAAAAAACAATTATTTCCATTACCCATGATATGGATGAAATCTTAAATGCCGATAAAGTTATTGTAATGAACAAAGGACAGATGGTTAAATGTGGTAAACCACATGAGATTTTGTATGATGAGGAATTTTTAAAATCAATTCATTTAGATGTGCCTTTTGTTTCGCGTGTAATTGATAGTTTACGTTTACACGGGTTAAATGTTAAAAATACGCTAGACCTTAGAGAGTTGGTGGATGAAATATGTCAAAAGTAA
- a CDS encoding glucose-6-phosphate isomerase, with the protein MIKVNFTNALSEAVFEKYLGQVKDIHHMIHDKTGLGSDFLGWVDWPNTYDQAELATMKQTAKQLASEIDVLLVIGIGGSYLGARAAIEMINGLYSQQKVQVIYLGNTMSSTYTAQVLQYLQNKKFGICVVSKSGTTTEPAIAFRLCKELLEKKEGFLKAAKLIVAITDKHKGALKTLADEAGYQTFVIPDDIGGRYSVLTPVGVFAMLVSGIDIDNVLKGAQQAYQDTLIDDLTNHAYKYAVGRYILYHEKKYKAEMLVSYELQMQMITEWWKQLFGESEGKDSKGLLPLSCIFSTDLHSLGQFIQEGTKNILFETVIEIKKPQLDLTLTKAEQDLDGLNYLAGKTLHEVNTIAIQGVIAAHTKVGHVPNIILEFESMDDKMFGYLSYWFMKACAMSAYLLKINPFDQPGVEIYKKNMFDLLGKDSK; encoded by the coding sequence ATGATCAAAGTAAATTTTACTAATGCATTAAGTGAAGCTGTTTTCGAAAAGTATTTAGGACAAGTTAAAGATATTCACCATATGATTCATGATAAAACTGGCCTAGGAAGTGATTTTTTAGGTTGAGTTGATTGACCAAATACTTATGATCAGGCAGAACTTGCGACAATGAAACAAACAGCAAAACAATTAGCTAGTGAAATTGATGTTTTATTAGTAATTGGAATTGGTGGGAGTTATCTTGGTGCTCGTGCTGCCATTGAAATGATTAATGGGTTATATAGTCAACAAAAAGTTCAAGTAATTTATCTTGGAAATACAATGTCTTCAACTTATACAGCACAAGTTTTACAATATCTTCAAAATAAGAAATTTGGAATTTGTGTTGTTTCTAAATCAGGAACAACAACAGAACCAGCGATTGCATTTCGTCTGTGTAAGGAGCTTTTGGAAAAAAAAGAAGGGTTTTTAAAAGCGGCAAAATTAATTGTTGCCATTACTGATAAGCACAAAGGTGCGTTAAAAACATTAGCTGATGAAGCAGGATATCAAACCTTTGTCATTCCTGATGATATTGGAGGAAGGTATTCGGTTTTAACTCCGGTTGGAGTTTTTGCAATGCTCGTAAGTGGCATTGACATTGATAATGTTTTGAAGGGAGCACAACAAGCTTACCAAGACACTTTAATTGATGATTTAACTAATCATGCCTATAAATATGCTGTTGGGCGTTATATTTTGTATCACGAAAAAAAATATAAAGCTGAAATGCTCGTAAGTTATGAGCTACAAATGCAGATGATTACTGAATGATGGAAACAATTATTCGGAGAATCAGAAGGAAAAGATTCAAAAGGATTACTACCTTTATCATGTATTTTTTCAACAGATTTACATTCTCTTGGTCAATTTATTCAAGAAGGAACTAAAAACATCTTATTTGAAACAGTTATTGAAATTAAAAAACCACAATTAGATCTTACTTTAACCAAAGCAGAGCAAGATCTTGACGGTTTAAACTATCTAGCAGGAAAAACATTGCATGAGGTCAATACAATTGCAATCCAAGGTGTTATTGCCGCTCACACCAAAGTGGGACATGTTCCTAATATTATTTTGGAATTTGAGTCAATGGATGACAAAATGTTTGGTTATTTATCATATTGATTTATGAAAGCTTGTGCAATGTCAGCTTATTTATTAAAAATAAATCCGTTTGATCAACCTGGTGTTGAAATCTATAAAAAAAATATGTTTGATTTGCTAGGAAAAGATTCGAAATAA
- a CDS encoding ribonuclease J: MAKISFFALGGLDERGKNLYCIEVEQDIFIFDAGTKNPERGILGIDVVISNFDYLKENRARVKGIFITKPSDESSEAITYMLKELAVPVYGSDLACNILKFHLQRFKVRGKEECFNIINAKDVLDFGVCQVEAFSTTTNMPNSFGFALHTPDGTIIYTGDYIFDAKADPNFATDLQHLNQIITKNKVLLFLSEASTASRRDYTAPNHKIKNYIERAVKEAEGRIILACFDQDLHKISELFDLVRENNISVGIYGQTLLESLKVLSDSNKLNFNGINMKGLQEAVKEEKSLIIVTGSGERLYSRLIKIASGNDDILDIKESDMIILATPPNPGSELNHANVLDELARTVAKTIALSDKKVWTMTASYEDVKLMSSIIKPKYFIPVKGLYKDFVQAKTAAIEAGIDPEHIFIVDNGDGVEFVDGEYTKTTSKVKTADLYVDGIGVGDIGAVVLNERKQLATDGVVIIGVSIDGKTKELVSLIDTQMRGVIYIQENNDIFRKMQKVIIDIIEKHYKKAVAGEMYDVNDVKNEIRSTISSFVKTETGKTPIILAIVNEI, from the coding sequence ATGGCAAAAATTAGTTTTTTCGCTCTTGGTGGCCTAGATGAGCGAGGTAAGAATTTATACTGTATCGAAGTAGAACAAGATATTTTTATTTTTGATGCAGGAACAAAAAATCCAGAACGGGGAATTTTAGGAATTGATGTAGTAATTTCAAATTTTGATTATTTAAAAGAAAATCGTGCCCGAGTTAAGGGGATTTTTATTACAAAACCATCTGATGAATCTTCAGAAGCAATAACTTATATGTTAAAAGAATTAGCAGTCCCAGTTTATGGAAGTGATTTAGCATGTAATATTTTAAAATTCCATTTGCAACGTTTTAAAGTACGTGGAAAAGAAGAATGTTTTAATATTATTAATGCAAAAGATGTGCTTGATTTTGGAGTTTGTCAAGTTGAAGCTTTTTCAACAACAACAAATATGCCAAATAGTTTTGGTTTTGCATTGCATACGCCAGATGGAACAATTATTTATACGGGTGATTATATTTTTGATGCCAAAGCTGATCCAAACTTTGCAACTGATTTACAACACTTAAATCAAATTATTACTAAAAATAAGGTGTTATTATTTTTATCTGAAGCTTCAACTGCATCACGACGCGATTATACAGCACCAAATCATAAAATTAAGAATTATATTGAACGAGCAGTGAAAGAAGCAGAGGGGCGGATTATTTTAGCTTGTTTTGACCAAGATTTGCATAAAATTAGTGAGCTTTTTGATTTAGTACGAGAAAATAATATTTCAGTTGGGATTTATGGTCAAACTTTATTAGAATCATTAAAAGTGTTATCAGATAGTAATAAATTAAATTTTAATGGAATTAATATGAAAGGTTTACAAGAAGCTGTTAAAGAAGAAAAATCATTAATTATTGTAACTGGTAGTGGTGAGCGTTTATATAGTCGTTTAATTAAAATTGCTTCTGGTAATGATGATATTTTAGATATTAAAGAAAGCGATATGATTATTTTAGCAACTCCACCAAATCCAGGAAGTGAATTAAACCATGCTAATGTTTTAGATGAATTAGCACGAACTGTTGCAAAAACAATTGCTTTATCAGATAAAAAAGTTTGAACAATGACGGCAAGTTATGAAGATGTTAAGTTAATGAGTTCAATTATTAAACCAAAATATTTTATTCCGGTTAAGGGATTATATAAAGATTTTGTTCAAGCAAAAACTGCGGCGATTGAAGCTGGAATTGATCCAGAGCATATTTTTATTGTTGATAATGGTGATGGTGTTGAATTTGTTGACGGGGAATATACAAAAACAACAAGTAAGGTAAAAACAGCAGATTTATATGTTGATGGAATTGGTGTTGGTGATATTGGTGCTGTTGTTTTAAATGAGCGAAAACAATTGGCAACGGATGGTGTTGTTATTATTGGGGTTTCAATTGATGGTAAAACGAAAGAATTGGTTTCTTTAATTGATACGCAAATGCGAGGTGTAATTTATATTCAAGAAAACAATGATATTTTCCGTAAGATGCAAAAAGTAATTATTGATATTATTGAAAAACATTATAAAAAAGCTGTTGCTGGTGAAATGTATGATGTTAATGATGTGAAAAATGAAATTAGATCAACAATTAGTTCATTTGTTAAAACAGAGACAGGAAAAACACCAATTATTTTAGCAATTGTGAATGAAATTTAA
- the coaD gene encoding pantetheine-phosphate adenylyltransferase, which yields MKAIFPGSFDPIHDGHLNIIKKASVLFSKLYVVVTNNLEKTGQTDINIRAAKVIALCQKINPDIEVVINDQMLTSDFARKLEVNYIIRGLRNNNDLKYEMELAFANKKLNENLETIFFVADYGLTEISSTFLKQIEQLKK from the coding sequence TTGAAAGCAATATTTCCGGGTAGTTTTGACCCTATTCACGATGGGCATCTTAATATTATTAAAAAGGCCAGTGTTCTTTTTTCAAAATTATATGTTGTTGTGACCAATAACTTAGAAAAAACAGGACAAACAGACATTAACATTCGAGCAGCAAAAGTTATTGCGCTATGTCAAAAAATTAATCCCGACATTGAAGTTGTTATTAATGATCAAATGTTAACTAGTGATTTTGCAAGAAAATTAGAAGTTAACTATATTATTCGCGGATTACGTAATAATAATGATTTAAAATATGAAATGGAATTAGCCTTTGCTAATAAAAAATTGAACGAAAACCTTGAAACAATCTTTTTTGTTGCTGATTATGGCTTAACTGAAATTTCTTCTACCTTTTTAAAACAAATTGAACAACTAAAAAAATAA
- the topA gene encoding type I DNA topoisomerase, producing the protein MANTLVIMESPTKTKAVEKYLGDGYLVLSSEGHIRNLSTKGEYGLGVDIETFEPTYKMERGKKELVKKLKQEAKAADLVVLATDPDREGEAIAYHLNEVLNCNEKSRRVRFNEITKDAVLEAFNHQSDIDMNLVKSQEARRILDRFIGFRLSKLLQKKIKSKSAGRVQSVALKLVVEREKEWQNFVPEEYWTVEGLYKKAVVKLTKFNDEKIDLKVEADVLKVKKALKKDFVVVQIKETEKQRKSPNPHTTSTMLQEASSKLGFASNKTSLIAQQLYEGIKVKDNITGFISYPRTDSIRLSDKFIQDAFDYITIKFGEKYLGEVKTPAKNKKNVQDAHEAIRPTDLTMTPDAAKEYLSRDQLRLYKIIYNRALASLMANAKLLSKAIILDNNNYEFRMTGSTIQFDGFLKCSALDDDEEIAKLPALKPNQVINLNELFGIQHFTKPPSRYSEAKLIKTLEEIGVGRPSTYAPIMRTLKDRGYIIVENKAIKATEKGILTSDKLQEYFNDIINETYTSTIEESLDIIAHGEAEPKPLLKEFWERFEPRIEAAMELMEEIPVEKAGIECPECGRDLVYRYGKYGKFIACSGFPKCRYIHQTGPKFGPCPECGIGEIILKFNKRRQRFKACTNYPNCHYTDSYKEEKADQDGNIGDSNENNGLYRINLLK; encoded by the coding sequence ATGGCGAATACGCTGGTAATAATGGAATCCCCGACAAAAACAAAGGCAGTTGAAAAGTATCTTGGTGATGGTTATTTAGTGTTATCTTCGGAAGGACACATTCGAAATTTGTCAACAAAGGGTGAATATGGTCTTGGTGTTGATATTGAAACTTTTGAACCAACTTACAAGATGGAACGTGGGAAAAAAGAACTGGTAAAAAAATTAAAACAAGAAGCGAAGGCTGCAGATTTAGTTGTTCTGGCAACAGACCCCGATCGTGAAGGAGAGGCAATTGCATATCATTTAAATGAAGTGTTAAATTGTAATGAGAAATCACGTCGTGTTCGTTTCAATGAAATTACAAAAGATGCTGTTTTAGAAGCTTTTAATCATCAGAGTGATATTGATATGAATTTAGTAAAATCGCAAGAAGCACGGCGAATTCTTGATCGTTTTATTGGCTTTCGTTTAAGTAAATTATTGCAAAAAAAGATTAAGTCAAAATCGGCGGGACGAGTTCAATCTGTTGCGTTAAAATTAGTTGTAGAGCGAGAAAAAGAATGGCAGAATTTTGTTCCAGAAGAATATTGAACTGTAGAAGGACTATATAAAAAAGCGGTTGTTAAATTAACTAAATTTAATGATGAAAAAATTGACTTAAAAGTGGAAGCTGATGTTTTAAAAGTTAAAAAAGCATTAAAAAAGGATTTTGTTGTTGTTCAAATTAAGGAAACAGAAAAACAACGAAAATCTCCTAATCCACATACAACATCAACAATGTTACAAGAAGCAAGTAGTAAATTGGGATTTGCTTCAAATAAGACTTCTTTAATTGCACAGCAACTATACGAAGGAATTAAGGTAAAAGATAATATTACTGGATTTATTAGTTATCCTCGAACAGACTCAATTCGATTAAGTGATAAATTTATTCAAGATGCATTTGATTATATTACTATTAAATTTGGCGAAAAATATTTAGGGGAAGTTAAAACACCAGCTAAAAATAAAAAAAATGTGCAGGATGCCCATGAAGCAATTCGACCAACTGATTTAACGATGACCCCTGATGCAGCAAAAGAATATTTAAGTCGTGATCAATTACGCTTATATAAAATTATTTATAATCGTGCTCTTGCTAGTTTAATGGCTAATGCGAAATTACTAAGCAAAGCAATTATTTTAGATAACAATAATTATGAATTTCGAATGACTGGAAGCACAATCCAATTTGATGGTTTTTTAAAATGCTCAGCATTAGATGATGATGAGGAAATTGCTAAATTGCCGGCGTTAAAACCAAACCAAGTTATTAACTTAAATGAACTATTTGGAATTCAACACTTTACAAAACCACCAAGTCGTTATTCTGAGGCAAAATTAATTAAGACATTAGAAGAAATTGGTGTTGGACGTCCATCAACTTATGCTCCAATTATGCGAACTTTAAAAGATCGTGGTTATATTATTGTAGAAAATAAAGCTATTAAAGCTACTGAAAAAGGCATTTTAACAAGTGATAAATTGCAAGAGTACTTTAATGATATTATTAATGAAACATATACTTCAACAATTGAAGAAAGTTTGGATATTATTGCGCATGGTGAAGCAGAGCCTAAACCATTATTAAAAGAATTTTGAGAACGATTTGAACCACGAATTGAAGCAGCAATGGAATTAATGGAAGAAATTCCGGTTGAAAAAGCGGGGATTGAATGTCCTGAATGTGGTCGTGATTTAGTATATCGTTATGGAAAATACGGTAAATTTATTGCCTGTTCTGGTTTTCCCAAATGTCGTTACATTCACCAAACGGGTCCTAAGTTTGGTCCATGTCCTGAATGCGGAATTGGGGAAATTATTTTAAAATTTAATAAACGTCGTCAACGTTTTAAGGCATGTACTAATTATCCAAATTGTCATTATACTGATTCTTATAAGGAAGAGAAAGCTGACCAAGATGGTAATATTGGAGATAGTAATGAAAATAATGGATTGTATCGCATTAATTTATTAAAATAA
- a CDS encoding DNA translocase FtsK → MKKKSYDDHLLNDHNENTAILKVEKKQRRNDSIGWVIGALLVTFFTILAVGRITLIGQFLDDILFTFAFGWFKYLLYLVCLVLGVTIFIGVRIKLKRRVCWMIILFVLLSCWLVSSVLLIYQYANGQIAFFNKTVFLDVINNYLQHWQDASIFNSNPSHPITFIGFNGAWITLYAGGGIIGNFLAGIFSYTTIFGSLIFCLLAFLLWGSWVATGTVWGVFLPKAQRQQQGLRVLRLSANRRQKQNIYQSFNIPDEELFSARQVMHTTEASDITIQMPSYTALHDQRLIDDLIADDFVGKKKNKQNYVRFDDQEVMQSGMHPDKFNDYNPMPSPRVPKAAPPTPDQYIQPRNRQNNNYLNKKIEDLPVYSSAYGKDVNIDAARDKLNSETNITPFGKINRNLNPSSVKQTSFYDDQIQGEDFNTSGQQDYEQYEPVVLNDDGIYHRQGNQPIFNEQDSYQSEYYPSYEPPLMSGNTFSMPPQQQRRVAKPKTIEVNKKLSQTTSRRSSFNNPHYKLPNLGLLSPKEDNRRNNDRNKISAQKKAVKINEVFQQFNIAASVQGVNIGPTITKFEVQMQPGVKVNKIMNLENDLKYALATQNVRIEAPIQGKSAVGIEIANEISNKVTLREIMERVPLEKQNKKLLVGIGRSVNGEIIFVELDKMPHLLVAGSTGSGKSVCINTILSSLLLRTKPSEVKLLLIDPKQVELAVYNNLPHLLAPVISDTKFANAALKKVIAEMERRYSMLSERGVRNIETFNNKVPPRERLPYIVVVIDELADLMMTAGKDIEDSIMRITQLARAAGIHMVIATQRPSTDVITGVIKTNIPSRISFSVASAIDSRTILDQGGAEKLIGYGDMLYAPAGQNIPTRAQGAFISDDEIQRLVEFCHAQQEPDFDEEFLNMENSNDAGGGHEGEDIDPMYNEIKRFVILNQKASTSLIQRKFSIGYNRASRLIDALEDNGVIGPQNGAKPRDVYIQNIDLDDNDFNNGGQW, encoded by the coding sequence ATGAAAAAGAAATCTTATGATGATCACCTTTTAAATGATCATAATGAGAACACTGCAATCTTAAAAGTTGAAAAAAAACAACGTCGCAATGATTCAATCGGGTGAGTAATTGGCGCATTATTAGTTACTTTTTTTACGATTCTTGCGGTGGGCCGAATTACTTTAATTGGGCAATTTTTAGATGACATTTTATTTACTTTTGCCTTTGGTTGATTTAAGTATTTACTATATTTAGTGTGCTTAGTCTTGGGGGTAACTATTTTTATTGGTGTACGGATTAAATTAAAACGTCGTGTATGCTGAATGATTATTCTTTTTGTGCTTTTATCATGTTGGTTGGTAAGCAGTGTATTATTGATTTACCAATATGCTAATGGTCAAATTGCCTTTTTTAATAAGACTGTTTTTTTAGATGTTATTAATAATTATTTACAACATTGACAAGACGCTTCGATTTTTAATTCTAATCCAAGTCATCCAATTACTTTTATTGGTTTCAATGGAGCTTGAATTACTTTATATGCTGGTGGGGGAATTATTGGTAATTTTTTGGCGGGAATTTTTAGTTATACAACAATTTTTGGATCACTAATTTTTTGCTTATTAGCCTTTTTATTATGAGGCAGTTGAGTCGCAACTGGAACCGTTTGGGGCGTATTTTTGCCAAAAGCACAGCGTCAACAACAAGGGTTACGAGTTCTAAGATTATCAGCTAATCGTCGCCAAAAACAGAATATTTACCAATCATTTAATATTCCTGATGAGGAATTGTTTTCAGCTCGGCAAGTAATGCATACAACAGAAGCATCAGATATTACAATTCAAATGCCATCTTATACAGCCTTACATGATCAACGGTTGATTGATGATTTAATTGCCGATGATTTTGTTGGAAAGAAAAAAAATAAGCAAAACTATGTTCGTTTTGATGACCAAGAAGTAATGCAGTCAGGAATGCATCCGGATAAATTTAATGATTATAATCCAATGCCATCACCACGTGTCCCAAAGGCCGCCCCGCCAACCCCAGACCAATATATTCAACCACGTAATCGTCAAAATAATAATTATCTTAATAAGAAGATTGAGGACCTTCCAGTTTATAGTTCTGCTTATGGGAAAGATGTTAATATTGATGCTGCTCGTGATAAATTAAATTCTGAAACAAATATTACACCGTTTGGAAAAATTAATCGCAACCTTAATCCAAGTAGTGTTAAGCAAACCTCATTTTATGATGACCAGATTCAAGGTGAAGACTTTAATACATCAGGACAACAAGATTATGAACAATATGAGCCCGTTGTGCTTAATGATGATGGGATTTATCATCGTCAAGGTAATCAACCGATTTTTAATGAGCAAGACTCTTATCAGTCAGAGTATTATCCCTCTTATGAACCACCATTAATGAGTGGAAATACTTTTAGTATGCCTCCTCAACAACAACGTCGTGTGGCAAAACCAAAAACAATTGAAGTTAATAAAAAACTGAGTCAGACAACATCGCGTCGTAGTAGTTTTAACAATCCCCATTATAAATTACCAAACTTAGGTTTGTTAAGTCCAAAAGAAGATAATCGTCGTAATAATGACCGTAATAAAATTTCTGCCCAGAAAAAAGCGGTTAAAATTAATGAAGTTTTTCAGCAGTTTAATATCGCTGCTAGTGTGCAAGGGGTTAATATTGGTCCAACAATTACTAAGTTTGAAGTTCAAATGCAACCGGGTGTTAAAGTTAATAAAATTATGAATTTAGAAAATGATTTAAAATATGCGTTAGCAACGCAGAATGTTCGAATTGAAGCACCAATTCAAGGGAAGTCAGCAGTTGGAATTGAAATTGCAAATGAAATTAGTAACAAAGTGACTTTACGTGAAATTATGGAACGTGTTCCATTAGAAAAACAAAATAAAAAATTGTTAGTGGGAATTGGTCGTAGTGTTAATGGAGAAATTATTTTTGTTGAATTAGATAAAATGCCCCATTTATTAGTTGCGGGGTCAACGGGAAGTGGAAAATCAGTATGTATTAATACTATTTTATCATCGTTATTATTACGAACAAAACCGTCAGAAGTTAAATTATTATTAATTGATCCAAAACAAGTTGAGTTGGCGGTTTATAATAATTTACCTCATTTATTAGCACCAGTTATTTCTGATACGAAATTTGCAAATGCGGCTTTAAAAAAAGTTATTGCGGAAATGGAACGTCGTTATAGTATGTTATCAGAACGTGGAGTAAGAAACATTGAAACATTTAATAACAAAGTCCCACCAAGGGAACGTTTACCATACATTGTTGTTGTGATTGATGAATTAGCAGATTTAATGATGACAGCGGGAAAAGATATTGAAGACTCAATTATGCGAATTACTCAATTAGCCCGAGCAGCTGGGATTCATATGGTGATTGCGACCCAACGTCCGTCAACAGATGTTATTACGGGGGTAATTAAAACAAATATTCCATCGCGAATTTCTTTTTCAGTTGCTTCTGCGATTGATTCGCGAACAATTTTAGACCAAGGAGGCGCTGAAAAATTAATTGGTTATGGTGATATGTTATATGCTCCAGCTGGGCAAAATATTCCAACTCGTGCTCAAGGTGCCTTTATTTCAGATGATGAAATCCAACGGTTAGTTGAATTTTGTCACGCGCAACAAGAACCTGATTTTGATGAAGAATTCTTAAATATGGAGAATTCTAATGATGCTGGTGGTGGACATGAAGGAGAAGACATTGACCCCATGTATAATGAAATTAAGCGTTTTGTAATCTTAAACCAGAAGGCATCAACATCATTAATTCAACGTAAATTTTCAATTGGTTATAATCGAGCAAGTCGGTTAATTGATGCTTTAGAGGACAATGGGGTAATTGGGCCACAAAATGGGGCTAAACCACGTGATGTTTATATTCAAAACATTGATTTAGATGATAATGACTTTAATAATGGTGGACAGTGGTAA
- a CDS encoding S1 RNA-binding domain-containing protein produces MRLIIMYDKGSKVIAKITNITPFGAFCELKNAAGLIHISEFSDFFVRDIKEFVNVGDNVEVEVLDFDPVKKQVKLSYKNCRPELLKKNNSQIQETGAGFQPLREKVTSLTSK; encoded by the coding sequence ATGCGATTAATTATTATGTATGATAAAGGAAGTAAAGTTATTGCTAAAATAACAAACATTACACCATTTGGTGCTTTTTGTGAGCTTAAAAACGCTGCAGGATTAATCCACATTAGTGAATTTTCTGATTTCTTTGTAAGAGATATTAAAGAATTTGTTAATGTTGGGGACAATGTTGAAGTAGAAGTACTTGATTTTGACCCAGTTAAAAAACAAGTTAAATTAAGTTACAAAAACTGTCGACCTGAATTGTTGAAAAAGAACAATAGTCAAATTCAAGAAACAGGAGCAGGTTTTCAACCTTTGCGCGAAAAAGTTACTTCATTAACAAGTAAATAA
- a CDS encoding SDR family NAD(P)-dependent oxidoreductase yields the protein MKLNNIKNVFISGASKGIGFELTKQYLTNHINVFCVARNTTPIASWAKEQNLTTYLQTFNCDLTQIATNRNLISELNKIDFDIMINNAGVSVFGMFDTTNIDDELNLIDLNIKSLQFMTKYFYLKYHKTTTEKRIINLASTAAFQPGPLHATYFASKSYVLNFSCAINFELQQQKAKLKVITLCPGPIATDFWTTANYQSKKLPPGSMSVTKFTKIAFKKINQTKKDIVLIGNKNKVNAFLARHLPRKIILKQVYKIQKAGL from the coding sequence ATGAAATTAAATAACATTAAAAATGTCTTTATTTCAGGGGCAAGCAAGGGAATTGGCTTTGAATTAACAAAACAATACTTAACAAATCATATTAATGTTTTTTGTGTAGCACGAAATACAACTCCAATTGCATCATGAGCAAAAGAACAAAACCTAACAACTTATTTACAAACATTTAATTGTGATTTAACCCAAATTGCAACAAACAGAAATTTAATTTCTGAACTTAACAAAATTGATTTTGATATTATGATCAACAATGCTGGTGTTAGTGTTTTTGGAATGTTTGATACAACTAATATTGATGATGAACTAAACTTAATTGATTTAAATATTAAAAGTTTACAATTTATGACTAAATACTTTTATTTAAAATATCATAAAACTACCACTGAAAAAAGAATTATAAATCTAGCTTCGACCGCTGCCTTTCAACCAGGACCATTACACGCTACTTATTTTGCCTCAAAGAGCTATGTTTTAAATTTTAGTTGTGCTATAAATTTTGAACTACAGCAACAAAAGGCTAAATTAAAAGTTATTACATTATGTCCGGGTCCAATTGCAACTGATTTTTGAACTACCGCCAACTATCAAAGCAAAAAACTGCCCCCTGGCAGTATGAGTGTTACTAAATTTACTAAAATTGCTTTTAAAAAAATTAATCAGACAAAAAAAGACATTGTCTTAATCGGTAATAAAAATAAAGTTAATGCTTTTTTAGCACGACATTTACCACGCAAAATAATTTTAAAACAAGTTTATAAAATACAAAAAGCTGGTTTATAA